The Paenibacillus sp. RUD330 genome has a segment encoding these proteins:
- a CDS encoding LacI family DNA-binding transcriptional regulator, protein MVSIKDIAKQAGVSISTVSYALNGSPKVTSETSAKILAIAKELNYIPNAAARQLKKQESRIIGAFLTDFTGAFYGDLLQGMKEVLNRKGYDLIVCSGMQSHRLLPERMIDGAIILDSTFSDEELLDYADRGHKLVVLDRELNHPAVNQVLLDNKAGANLAMDYLIGTGHRKLYVVSGPADTFDSRQRMIAVRQTLDRHPELEAVIIEGDFNKGSGEEAGRVILERNEGPAGVFCLNDEMAIGLYNYAASQGVRIGEELSLVGFDNIDLTQYLEPRLATIDYSKYRWGAMASEQLLRIIGGEEVEHERIYVSLIEADSVRRR, encoded by the coding sequence GTGGTCAGCATCAAGGATATCGCCAAGCAGGCCGGAGTGTCGATATCGACGGTCTCTTATGCGCTGAACGGCAGTCCGAAGGTCACATCCGAAACCAGCGCCAAGATTCTGGCCATCGCCAAGGAGCTGAACTATATTCCCAATGCGGCGGCCCGCCAGCTCAAGAAGCAGGAATCCCGGATCATCGGGGCGTTCCTGACCGACTTCACGGGCGCCTTCTACGGCGATCTGCTGCAGGGAATGAAGGAAGTGCTCAACCGCAAGGGCTATGACCTGATCGTCTGCAGCGGCATGCAGTCGCATCGCCTGCTGCCGGAGCGGATGATCGACGGAGCCATCATTCTCGACTCCACCTTCTCGGACGAGGAGCTGCTCGACTATGCCGACCGCGGTCACAAGCTGGTCGTGCTCGACCGGGAGCTCAACCATCCCGCCGTGAATCAGGTGCTGCTCGACAACAAGGCCGGCGCGAACCTCGCCATGGACTATCTCATCGGCACGGGGCACCGCAAGCTGTACGTCGTGTCGGGGCCGGCCGACACCTTCGACTCGCGCCAGAGGATGATCGCCGTCCGGCAGACGCTCGACCGCCATCCGGAGCTGGAAGCCGTCATTATCGAAGGCGACTTCAACAAAGGCTCCGGCGAGGAAGCCGGACGCGTCATTCTGGAGCGGAACGAGGGCCCGGCGGGCGTGTTCTGCCTCAACGACGAAATGGCCATCGGCCTGTACAACTACGCCGCCAGCCAAGGCGTCCGGATCGGCGAGGAGCTCTCGCTCGTCGGCTTCGACAACATCGACCTGACCCAGTATCTCGAGCCTCGCCTCGCCACCATCGATTACTCCAAGTACCGGTGGGGAGCGATGGCGTCGGAGCAGCTGCTCCGGATCATAGGCGGCGAAGAAGTCGAGCATGAGCGGATCTACGTCTCTCTGATCGAGGCGGATTCCGTGCGGCGACGTTAG
- a CDS encoding alpha-E domain-containing protein — MLNRNAEALFWIGRYMERTENHARLVDVLYHLQGTPENKGGDELRAEVESAGKWALVVSSIGSREAYEERYTAYREENVLQYVTMDRDNSNSILSCVSSARANLRTLREKMPGELWDTVNGMYLWLRERQEAGWREEAPHLFFRRMKDWASLFQGYSHSVMPRENEWRFMECGRHLERMENTLRILQAVRGWVPGGGWNGPEAYPYLQAVLRSISGYDAFRRYHADGFGVESIVEFVMLNPAFPRSVHYALHKMDEHLCSLELQDKQLRILHGRIARSSGRAKADLACLEREDLLLDGEGRIPAHLLEQCRQLGSAMESAFFRIGEASA; from the coding sequence ATGCTGAACCGCAATGCGGAGGCGCTGTTCTGGATCGGGCGTTATATGGAGCGCACGGAAAATCACGCTCGGCTCGTCGATGTCCTGTACCATCTCCAGGGCACCCCGGAGAACAAGGGCGGGGATGAGCTGAGGGCGGAGGTCGAATCGGCGGGCAAATGGGCGCTTGTCGTCAGCTCCATCGGCAGCCGGGAAGCTTATGAGGAGCGGTATACCGCTTACCGGGAAGAAAACGTGCTCCAATACGTCACGATGGACCGGGACAACTCCAATTCCATCCTGAGCTGCGTCAGCAGCGCCAGGGCCAACCTGCGGACGCTGCGGGAGAAGATGCCGGGCGAGCTGTGGGACACCGTCAACGGCATGTACTTATGGCTGCGGGAGCGGCAGGAGGCGGGCTGGAGGGAGGAGGCGCCGCATCTTTTTTTCCGCCGGATGAAGGATTGGGCGAGCCTGTTCCAGGGGTACAGCCACTCCGTCATGCCGCGCGAGAATGAATGGCGCTTCATGGAATGCGGCCGCCATCTGGAGCGGATGGAAAATACGCTGCGCATCCTGCAGGCGGTGCGCGGCTGGGTGCCGGGAGGGGGCTGGAACGGCCCGGAAGCCTATCCGTACCTGCAGGCGGTGCTGCGGTCCATCAGCGGCTACGACGCCTTCCGCCGCTATCACGCGGACGGGTTCGGCGTAGAGAGCATCGTGGAGTTCGTCATGCTCAACCCGGCTTTTCCACGCTCGGTCCATTACGCCCTGCATAAGATGGATGAGCATCTGTGCAGCCTGGAGCTCCAGGACAAGCAGCTTCGTATTTTGCATGGGCGGATCGCGCGCAGCTCAGGCCGGGCGAAGGCGGATCTGGCCTGCCTGGAGCGGGAGGATCTGCTGCTCGACGGCGAAGGGCGGATTCCGGCCCATCTGCTCGAGCAGTGCAGGCAGCTGGGCTCCGCCATGGAGTCGGCGTTTTTTCGGATCGGGGAGGCCAGCGCGTGA
- a CDS encoding Ger(x)C family spore germination protein — MIRKPRITRLAPALLCLLLLLPLAGCWSRHELNDISIVVGMGIDKKNGRYQVSAQIVNPGQVTQKKNGGGSFSPVVTYQASGLTIPDALARMTVKAARELYLSHLRILILGEEVARGGISKPLDFISRNRELRTDFFLIVAKNASASEILDMYSPIDPIPSNSLFTKLETSDNTWSATGKVTLDRLIQDLSKEGKGPALTTIELVGKPLAGDKISSAQEINPAVVLKYDGMAAFKYDRMAGWMDENDARVLNFIQNSTYMTTLTAPCPSSKGLVSYQVLRSHAKIRSLAPDEFEVVLHTQQDIADIGCRLDITDPSTLSALTKAADEKLEAMMNKTIHKLQKQLKVDVFGFGDALHRQNPREWRKIKDWDREFETARVKVKSVSTIRRIGTTIKSMQDEVQR; from the coding sequence ATGATCCGGAAGCCGCGCATCACCAGGCTCGCGCCTGCCTTGCTCTGCCTGCTGCTGCTCCTGCCTCTAGCCGGCTGCTGGAGCCGCCACGAGCTCAACGATATCAGCATCGTCGTCGGCATGGGCATCGACAAGAAGAACGGCCGCTACCAGGTATCGGCCCAGATCGTGAACCCGGGACAGGTGACCCAGAAAAAAAACGGCGGCGGAAGCTTCAGCCCCGTCGTCACCTATCAGGCCAGCGGGCTCACCATCCCGGACGCCCTTGCCCGGATGACGGTCAAGGCGGCGAGAGAGCTGTACCTTTCCCATCTGCGCATTCTCATCCTCGGAGAGGAGGTCGCGCGCGGCGGCATCAGCAAGCCGCTCGACTTCATCTCCCGCAACCGGGAGCTGCGGACCGACTTTTTTCTCATCGTGGCCAAAAACGCTTCGGCATCGGAAATTCTGGACATGTACAGCCCGATCGATCCGATTCCATCGAACAGCTTGTTCACGAAGCTGGAAACGTCGGACAACACCTGGTCGGCTACGGGCAAGGTCACGCTGGACCGGCTGATCCAGGATTTGTCCAAGGAAGGCAAAGGTCCGGCCCTGACGACGATCGAGCTCGTCGGCAAGCCTCTGGCCGGAGACAAAATATCGAGCGCACAGGAAATAAATCCGGCTGTCGTGCTGAAATATGACGGCATGGCCGCCTTCAAATACGATCGGATGGCGGGATGGATGGACGAGAACGATGCTCGCGTGCTCAACTTCATCCAGAATTCCACGTACATGACCACGCTGACGGCCCCGTGCCCCAGCAGCAAGGGACTCGTCTCCTATCAGGTGCTGCGCTCCCATGCGAAGATCCGCTCCCTTGCCCCGGACGAATTCGAGGTCGTGCTGCATACGCAGCAGGACATCGCGGATATCGGCTGCCGGCTGGACATAACCGATCCGTCCACCTTGTCCGCTCTGACCAAGGCAGCCGACGAGAAGCTCGAGGCCATGATGAACAAAACGATCCACAAGCTGCAGAAGCAGCTGAAGGTCGACGTGTTCGGCTTCGGAGACGCTCTCCACCGGCAAAATCCGAGGGAATGGCGCAAAATCAAGGACTGGGATCGGGAGTTCGAGACGGCGAGAGTGAAAGTGAAGTCCGTCAGCACGATCCGCCGGATCGGCACGACGATCAAGTCCATGCAAGACGAGGTCCAGAGATGA
- a CDS encoding endospore germination permease codes for MPQDETISVRAFTILTVFFMIGTSILIAPAGLALDAKQDAWLASMIGVGINLSTVALYAGLGRLRKGESLVQMCRSALGKWAGALLGLAFAAFFYLLASLMVGDLGYFMTTQNLPETPIEILQLLFVGIVVYAVRLGKSAYSRAAEIFFPWLMLLFALLFISTIPKMDFHNFEPVLEYGLMPSIKGGVSLYGLQEMVVLTMLYPYIRKSGSRTRAYLGGTLVGGAVLVLTTVSSIGVLGYAVTSNQLFPAYTLAKNISIGHFLERIEAIMILIWVLSILIKIVLTFDAAVMGFAQAFGIKQQASFVIPLGLGLVVLAQMSYPNTVFIQDFLAKNWSPFASIFLIYLPLLLYGILWARSKAEAAGSG; via the coding sequence ATGCCGCAAGATGAAACGATATCCGTACGCGCGTTCACCATCCTGACCGTCTTCTTCATGATCGGAACTTCCATTCTGATCGCTCCCGCCGGCCTCGCGCTGGACGCGAAGCAGGACGCCTGGCTGGCATCCATGATCGGCGTCGGCATCAATCTGTCGACGGTCGCGCTCTATGCGGGGCTGGGGAGGCTGCGCAAGGGCGAGTCGCTGGTCCAGATGTGCCGGAGCGCGCTCGGCAAATGGGCGGGCGCGCTGCTCGGCTTGGCGTTCGCGGCTTTCTTCTACCTGCTAGCCTCCCTCATGGTGGGGGACCTGGGATACTTCATGACGACGCAGAACTTGCCGGAAACGCCGATCGAGATCTTGCAGCTGCTGTTCGTCGGCATCGTCGTGTACGCCGTCCGCCTCGGAAAAAGCGCCTATTCCCGCGCGGCCGAAATATTTTTCCCGTGGCTGATGCTCTTGTTCGCCCTGCTGTTTATTTCCACGATCCCGAAAATGGATTTCCATAATTTCGAGCCTGTCCTGGAATACGGACTCATGCCCTCCATCAAAGGCGGAGTTTCCTTGTATGGACTGCAGGAGATGGTCGTGCTGACGATGCTCTACCCCTACATCCGGAAATCGGGCAGCAGGACAAGGGCGTACCTGGGCGGCACTCTCGTAGGAGGCGCCGTCCTGGTCCTTACGACTGTCAGCAGCATCGGCGTGCTCGGTTATGCGGTGACGTCCAACCAGCTCTTTCCCGCCTACACCTTGGCCAAGAACATCAGCATCGGCCATTTCCTGGAGCGGATCGAGGCGATCATGATCCTGATCTGGGTTTTGTCCATTCTGATCAAGATCGTCCTGACGTTCGATGCGGCCGTCATGGGCTTCGCCCAGGCATTCGGCATCAAGCAGCAGGCATCCTTCGTCATCCCGCTCGGGCTGGGACTGGTCGTGCTCGCCCAGATGTCCTATCCCAACACCGTGTTCATCCAGGATTTCCTCGCCAAAAACTGGAGCCCCTTCGCCTCGATCTTCCTGATTTATCTGCCTCTGCTGCTCTACGGCATCCTGTGGGCCCGCTCCAAAGCCGAAGCTGCGGGGAGCGGCTGA
- a CDS encoding cellobiose phosphorylase gives MPTPQTNVQPALWRLESGSLSFAFHASGDLYEALGGGMMLNQLLSSPLDGSLNNLYLRIRRPDGFSVHPLLGVSSRSAVSRQGQRITWSGNAEEVGYEVSFLMSSSGSWFWEIKLDSAGVSLQTDIIYGQDIGLGAPAAVRSNEAYCSQYIDHSAYRDERYGWRVCSRQNQPQGGSFPYMQQGCLTGAESYSTDGFQFFGLSFKDSHRPEALSLDRLPSEVYQYEFAYTALQSKTLDPANGAEAVFYGMFREHHPEAVTEAAYSDQLEEAWREASRLPAAEGPAVPVPLRSADLGDPLLSRPLSPAELAQLYPVRLEEEYSGGELLSFFTPDYEHVVLKAKELSMERPHGHILMSGAPDRAAAEMLTSTAYMYGVFHSQLVVGNTSFNKLIGHVRSALNAAHASGLRLYAEVDGHYRLLAMPSLFEIGFNYARWLYVLDDDTLEITSFASSSAPDAVLEIRSASRLSRRYLVTAQITMNDRDYEIPYELRQQDGSLIVSASEGSPIREAYPALSYRISAQGTETALKDERRLMPGLAPSAAPLLVLETAPSAAWSLRIGGRLDGWRGSEPDPAEPLVFESEKNRYRGGMAELMNHFRLEHPQDIASVRRLDMLAWWYTHNMRVHFAVPHGLEQYGGAAWGTRDVCQGPAEYFLAVQHYEAVKDIIRTVYAHQYEASGGWPQWFMFDRYYRVQQEESHGDIIVWPLKLLGDYIAATGDLSILDTELPYTGEDSFEPTRQKHSLYDHVLKQMDYIRSRFLHGTSLSSYGDGDWDDTLQPASAELRAYMVSSWTVALTYQAVRQLGGLLAAADGGPRSSQHAAFGAGLLKLAEGIREDFHRYMNPDEVIPGFLYMEDARHPDKWLHPSDERTGIRYRLLPMTRSMIAGLITPEQAEAHYALIKRELSFPDGVRLMSRPAAYEGGVSTLFKRAEQAANFGREIGLQYVHAHIRFIEAMAKLGKPDEAWQALQVINPIGIADAVPNAEIRQSNAYFSSSDGRFATRYEATARFEELRRGTAAVKGGWRIYSSGPGIYMNQLISNVLGIRVAADVLQLDPVLPAELDGMSFRFAAAGRSVRILYSLSGSGGEIRRIAVNGKEASFGRLAGSYRSTGAELPLAGLEPLWLSDAEAVNEIVIEA, from the coding sequence GGAATCCGGGTCTTTATCCTTCGCCTTCCATGCTTCCGGCGACCTGTACGAGGCGCTCGGCGGCGGAATGATGCTCAATCAGCTCTTGTCCAGTCCGCTGGACGGATCGCTCAACAATCTGTACCTGCGGATCCGCCGTCCGGACGGCTTCTCCGTCCATCCTCTGCTGGGCGTCTCCTCGCGAAGCGCCGTCAGCCGCCAAGGGCAGCGCATCACCTGGAGCGGCAACGCGGAAGAAGTCGGGTACGAGGTCTCCTTCCTGATGTCCTCCAGCGGCAGCTGGTTCTGGGAGATCAAGCTCGACTCCGCCGGCGTTTCCCTGCAGACCGATATCATTTACGGCCAGGATATCGGCCTCGGCGCCCCGGCTGCAGTCCGCAGCAACGAAGCCTACTGCTCGCAGTACATCGACCATTCGGCCTACCGCGACGAGCGTTACGGCTGGAGGGTCTGCTCGCGCCAGAACCAGCCGCAAGGCGGATCGTTCCCTTATATGCAGCAGGGCTGCCTCACGGGAGCCGAATCGTACTCGACCGACGGCTTCCAATTTTTCGGCCTCTCCTTCAAGGACAGCCACCGGCCCGAGGCGCTGAGCCTGGATCGGCTTCCCTCCGAGGTCTACCAATACGAATTCGCCTATACCGCTCTGCAGTCGAAAACGCTTGATCCGGCGAATGGCGCCGAGGCCGTCTTCTACGGGATGTTCCGGGAGCATCATCCGGAAGCCGTCACGGAAGCGGCCTATTCCGATCAGTTGGAGGAAGCTTGGCGGGAAGCCAGCCGTCTCCCCGCAGCAGAAGGCCCAGCCGTGCCGGTTCCGCTCCGCTCCGCCGATCTCGGCGATCCGCTGCTCTCCCGGCCGCTTTCTCCAGCCGAGCTGGCGCAGCTCTACCCGGTCCGGCTGGAGGAAGAATATTCCGGCGGCGAGCTGCTGTCCTTTTTTACCCCGGATTACGAGCATGTCGTGCTGAAGGCCAAGGAGCTCTCCATGGAGCGGCCGCATGGCCATATCCTGATGAGCGGAGCTCCGGACCGGGCAGCAGCCGAGATGCTCACCTCGACCGCTTACATGTACGGAGTGTTCCACTCCCAGCTGGTCGTCGGGAACACTTCCTTCAACAAGCTGATCGGCCATGTGCGCAGCGCTCTTAACGCCGCTCATGCTTCCGGCTTGCGCCTGTACGCCGAGGTCGACGGACACTACCGCCTGCTCGCCATGCCTAGCCTGTTCGAGATCGGCTTCAACTATGCCCGCTGGCTCTATGTCCTCGATGACGACACGCTGGAAATCACGAGCTTCGCAAGCTCTTCCGCGCCGGATGCCGTGCTGGAGATCAGATCCGCCAGCCGGCTGTCCCGCCGTTATCTGGTTACGGCGCAGATCACGATGAACGACCGCGACTACGAGATTCCATACGAGCTCCGGCAGCAGGACGGCAGCCTCATCGTCTCCGCCTCCGAGGGATCGCCGATCCGGGAAGCTTACCCGGCGCTCTCCTACCGCATCAGCGCACAGGGCACCGAAACGGCCCTCAAGGATGAGCGGAGGCTCATGCCCGGCCTTGCTCCGAGCGCCGCCCCTCTGCTCGTGCTGGAGACGGCACCGTCGGCAGCCTGGAGCCTCCGCATCGGAGGCCGGCTGGACGGCTGGAGAGGCTCCGAGCCGGACCCTGCCGAGCCATTGGTCTTTGAAAGCGAAAAAAACCGCTACCGCGGCGGCATGGCAGAGCTCATGAACCACTTCCGGCTGGAGCATCCGCAGGACATCGCCTCCGTACGGCGCCTCGACATGCTCGCCTGGTGGTACACGCACAACATGCGGGTTCATTTCGCCGTTCCGCACGGGCTGGAGCAATACGGCGGCGCCGCCTGGGGAACGAGGGACGTCTGCCAGGGGCCGGCGGAATACTTCCTCGCCGTGCAGCATTACGAGGCCGTGAAGGACATTATCCGAACCGTCTACGCCCACCAGTACGAGGCAAGCGGAGGCTGGCCGCAGTGGTTCATGTTCGACCGCTATTACCGCGTCCAGCAGGAGGAGAGCCACGGCGACATCATCGTCTGGCCGCTGAAGCTGCTCGGCGACTATATCGCCGCGACCGGCGACCTCTCTATTTTGGACACCGAGCTTCCCTATACCGGAGAGGACAGCTTCGAGCCTACGCGGCAAAAGCATTCCCTGTACGACCACGTCCTCAAGCAGATGGACTACATCCGCTCCCGCTTCCTGCACGGCACGTCCCTCTCCTCCTACGGAGACGGCGACTGGGACGATACGCTGCAGCCGGCTAGCGCCGAGCTGCGCGCCTATATGGTCAGTAGCTGGACCGTCGCGCTGACCTATCAGGCCGTCCGGCAGCTCGGCGGCTTGCTGGCCGCGGCTGACGGCGGACCACGCTCCTCGCAGCATGCCGCCTTCGGGGCGGGACTGCTGAAGCTGGCGGAGGGCATCCGCGAGGACTTCCACCGGTACATGAATCCGGACGAGGTCATCCCCGGATTCCTCTACATGGAGGACGCCCGGCATCCCGACAAATGGCTGCATCCGTCAGATGAGCGCACCGGCATCCGGTACCGCCTGCTGCCGATGACTCGCAGCATGATTGCCGGGCTCATCACTCCGGAGCAGGCCGAAGCGCATTACGCGCTGATCAAGCGCGAGCTGAGCTTCCCCGACGGCGTGCGCCTGATGAGCCGGCCCGCCGCCTATGAGGGCGGAGTCAGCACCCTCTTCAAGCGCGCGGAGCAGGCGGCCAACTTCGGCCGCGAGATCGGCCTGCAGTATGTCCACGCCCATATCCGCTTCATCGAGGCGATGGCCAAGCTGGGCAAGCCTGACGAAGCCTGGCAGGCGCTGCAGGTCATCAACCCGATCGGAATCGCCGATGCGGTTCCGAACGCGGAGATTCGGCAGAGCAACGCCTACTTCAGCAGCTCGGACGGACGCTTCGCGACCCGGTACGAGGCCACCGCACGCTTCGAGGAGCTGCGGCGGGGAACCGCCGCCGTCAAGGGCGGCTGGCGCATCTACTCCAGCGGCCCGGGAATCTATATGAACCAGCTCATCTCGAATGTGCTCGGCATCCGCGTGGCGGCGGATGTCCTGCAGCTGGATCCCGTCCTCCCAGCCGAGCTGGACGGCATGAGCTTCCGCTTCGCGGCCGCAGGCCGCTCCGTGCGGATTCTCTACTCCCTCTCCGGCAGCGGCGGAGAAATCCGGCGCATCGCCGTCAACGGCAAGGAAGCTTCATTCGGCCGTCTGGCCGGATCCTACCGCAGCACCGGGGCGGAGCTGCCGCTGGCGGGGCTGGAGCCGCTGTGGCTGTCCGACGCCGAGGCCGTGAACGAGATTGTCATTGAAGCCTGA
- a CDS encoding transglutaminase family protein: MKLHISHITRYRYADPVTDSVNEIRLTPATDERQSCHQHSISVEPNAPMFAYEDYFGNKAHAFTVNEPHTMLTVRTATVVTTKEPPAAAAAAAMPPEKEWAWLGGDEALDRFAEYLLPTGYTELSPAISAFTEARGRQDAGVLGWLERLSADIQAEFIYDPEATNVYTKAADLLEFRRGVCQDFAHLMLACCRLKGIPARYVSGYHFVGDLRGGNADFEQASHAWVEAYIPSAGWRGFDPTNASPIGERYVKLGHGLDYRDIVPFKGVYIGSGAQELDVHVDVSRLED, from the coding sequence GTGAAGCTCCATATTTCCCACATCACCCGCTACCGCTATGCCGATCCGGTTACGGACAGTGTCAATGAAATCAGGCTTACGCCGGCTACCGACGAGCGCCAGTCCTGCCATCAGCACAGCATTTCGGTCGAGCCCAACGCCCCGATGTTCGCCTATGAGGACTATTTCGGCAACAAAGCCCATGCCTTCACCGTCAATGAGCCCCATACGATGCTGACGGTGAGGACGGCCACGGTCGTGACGACGAAGGAGCCGCCTGCGGCTGCAGCGGCGGCCGCCATGCCGCCGGAGAAGGAATGGGCATGGCTGGGAGGAGACGAAGCGCTCGACCGGTTCGCGGAGTATCTGCTGCCTACGGGATACACCGAGCTGTCCCCGGCCATCTCGGCCTTCACCGAGGCGCGCGGTCGGCAGGATGCCGGAGTGCTGGGCTGGCTGGAGAGGTTGTCCGCCGACATCCAGGCGGAATTCATCTATGATCCCGAAGCGACCAACGTTTATACGAAGGCTGCCGACCTGCTGGAATTCCGGCGCGGCGTCTGCCAGGATTTCGCCCATCTGATGCTGGCCTGCTGCAGGCTCAAAGGCATACCGGCCCGTTATGTGAGCGGCTATCATTTCGTCGGGGATCTCAGGGGCGGCAATGCCGACTTCGAGCAGGCTTCGCATGCATGGGTCGAAGCTTATATCCCGTCGGCGGGATGGCGCGGCTTCGACCCGACCAACGCCTCTCCGATCGGGGAGCGTTACGTCAAGCTGGGACATGGCCTCGATTACCGGGACATCGTTCCCTTCAAGGGCGTATATATCGGCAGCGGCGCCCAGGAGCTGGACGTGCATGTCGATGTCAGCCGGCTGGAGGACTGA
- a CDS encoding spore germination protein: MTNQTPAGTSGALSPALNINAGIIHAAFGSSPDLIHRDFQASLSDGTSVEGAVWYIEGMSNSTFMMQSLFSRGGSHSECATVEEWILYCKTRVITEGSVKMLHTFDELYDKLLDGHSILMLEGSPSALSVATKEVKARSVEEPNVQSVVRGPREGFTEVLGWNTAMLRRKIANPTLWFESTTLGTVTKTAVAVAYVKDLVAPAVLDQVRERLAQIDIDGVLESNYIEEYIQDKTFSPFPTIFNTERPDVVAAALLEGRVAIMVDGTPFVLLVPALFTQFFQSSEDYYQRADFSTLIRLLRFAAFFLATLTPSFYIAISTFHQEMLPTTLLYNLASQREGVPFPAFIEALIMEVTFEILREASVRMPKTIGQSISIVGTLVVGQAAVDAGLVSAAMVIVVSITAIANFVLPAFNMGIAARIIRFGLMLLAASFGLYGVFLGIIAIVLHLCSLRSFGVPYMSPMAPFIMGDQKDTLFRIAIPRMKNRPRSLHPQKLRRQK; the protein is encoded by the coding sequence ATGACGAATCAGACGCCTGCAGGGACCTCCGGTGCGCTCAGCCCCGCCCTGAACATCAACGCCGGGATCATCCACGCCGCCTTCGGCAGCAGCCCCGACCTGATCCATCGGGACTTCCAGGCCAGCCTCAGCGACGGCACTTCCGTTGAAGGCGCCGTCTGGTACATCGAGGGCATGTCCAATTCCACCTTCATGATGCAATCGCTGTTCTCGCGCGGCGGCAGCCATTCCGAATGCGCGACCGTGGAGGAATGGATCCTTTATTGCAAAACCCGGGTCATCACGGAAGGCTCCGTCAAGATGCTCCATACGTTCGACGAGCTGTACGACAAGCTCCTGGACGGCCACAGCATCCTCATGCTGGAGGGCTCCCCCTCCGCCCTGTCGGTTGCGACGAAGGAAGTGAAGGCCCGCTCGGTCGAGGAGCCCAACGTGCAGTCCGTCGTACGCGGCCCGCGCGAGGGCTTCACGGAGGTGCTCGGCTGGAATACGGCGATGCTGCGGCGGAAAATCGCGAATCCGACCTTGTGGTTCGAGTCGACGACGCTCGGCACCGTGACCAAAACGGCGGTGGCTGTCGCTTACGTGAAGGACCTTGTCGCTCCCGCCGTTCTGGACCAGGTCAGGGAAAGGCTTGCCCAGATCGACATCGACGGCGTTCTGGAAAGCAACTACATCGAGGAATACATCCAGGACAAGACCTTCAGTCCTTTCCCGACCATCTTCAATACGGAGAGGCCCGATGTGGTCGCCGCCGCGCTGCTGGAAGGCCGGGTCGCGATCATGGTGGACGGCACCCCCTTCGTGCTGCTCGTCCCGGCTCTCTTCACCCAGTTTTTCCAGTCCAGCGAGGATTACTATCAGCGGGCGGATTTCAGCACGCTCATCCGCCTGCTCCGGTTCGCGGCTTTTTTCCTGGCGACGCTGACTCCGTCGTTCTACATCGCAATCTCGACGTTCCACCAGGAAATGCTGCCGACAACGCTGCTGTACAACCTGGCCAGCCAAAGGGAAGGGGTGCCCTTCCCGGCGTTCATCGAAGCGCTCATCATGGAAGTGACCTTCGAGATTCTGCGGGAAGCGAGCGTGCGCATGCCCAAGACGATCGGCCAGTCGATCTCCATCGTCGGCACGCTCGTCGTCGGCCAGGCCGCCGTCGATGCCGGACTTGTCAGCGCGGCGATGGTCATCGTCGTGTCGATCACCGCGATCGCCAACTTCGTCCTGCCCGCCTTCAACATGGGCATCGCCGCCCGCATCATCCGCTTCGGACTGATGCTGCTGGCAGCATCGTTCGGACTGTATGGCGTCTTCCTCGGCATCATCGCCATCGTGCTGCATCTGTGCAGCCTCCGCTCCTTCGGAGTGCCCTACATGTCGCCGATGGCTCCTTTCATCATGGGCGATCAAAAGGACACGCTGTTCCGGATTGCGATTCCACGGATGAAGAACAGGCCCCGCAGCCTCCACCCGCAAAAGCTGAGGAGGCAGAAATGA